From Pseudanabaena yagii GIHE-NHR1:
GGATGCGATCGCGTATCTTTTCCTTTTTTCTTTGATCCCAGCTTTGATGCAGAACTGCATCCGATTGAAATTAAGGAAAGAAGTATCAGCGAAGACAAAAATGAACGTTGGGATCAAACTAGTGTCCATGAGTTTCATGGAACCTATGGCGATTATGTCCTAGGTAAAGTTGCGAAGGTTTTTCCAGAATTAAGACAGAAAGTCCTATAAATAAAAGAGTGGTGGTGCTTTGCATACCCACTCTTTTATTCTTTTTTAGAATTTGTATACTACTTATCTTGGTACGATGAGAGCTGTGTAACAGTTGGCATAGTAATTTGTACTACATCAATCAAAAAGAAGGCGATGCAAAGCATCGCCTTCTTTTTGATTTTAAAATGTCTCAACCCAAGGACGTAATTCTATTTCCCATGTCCATGCGTTACGAGGCTGGCGCAGAATGCTCAGATAGGTCTGCGCGATCGCATCAGGATCGAGCAGACTATCAGGTTTATCAACTGGTTCAGGTCGTCTGTCTGAACGAATGCCGCCATCAATGACAAAATGGGCGACATGGATATTTTGAGGCGCTAATTCACGGGCAAGGCTTTGAGCTAAACCACGCAGTGCAAATTTTCCCATCGCAAAGGGAGCGGATCGGGCATAGCCTTTGACACTAGCCGAAGCACCTGTAAAGAAAATTGCACCTTCACCCACTTTTAGTAATCGTTTTGCTGCCGCTTGAGCTACAAGAAATCCGCCATAGGCAGTAATTTCCAGAGTTCGTAGAACTTCAACGGGATCTAAATCAACAATTGCGCCTGAAATTCTGGCGCTAGGGTTATAAATCACAATTGTGGGTACTCCTAATTGCTGTTCCACTTGATTGAATAGTTGCTCGACTTGATCGGGCTTGGAAGCATCGACAGTAAATCGCGAAGCTCCAATTTCTCCTGCTAAACCAGCAAGTTTATCAATCTGTCGCGCTGCAAGGGCAACGGTTATTCCTTCTTTGGCAAATAAACGCGCAAGGGAAGCACTCAATCCGCTCCCTGCGCC
This genomic window contains:
- a CDS encoding SDR family NAD(P)-dependent oxidoreductase, producing MTAIALIIGAGSGLSASLARLFAKEGITVALAARQIDKLAGLAGEIGASRFTVDASKPDQVEQLFNQVEQQLGVPTIVIYNPSARISGAIVDLDPVEVLRTLEITAYGGFLVAQAAAKRLLKVGEGAIFFTGASASVKGYARSAPFAMGKFALRGLAQSLARELAPQNIHVAHFVIDGGIRSDRRPEPVDKPDSLLDPDAIAQTYLSILRQPRNAWTWEIELRPWVETF